AGGCAGTTTACTTATATCACAAGCCTGGATGGAGAGTCTGcagaagtgtgtctgtgtgtcttttatttgtAGAATTTGTGGGTGGATGTCTTCTTGAATTTATGTGCAACTGTGCACCCGTTGTCAGAGCTGTGGCTCCTACTGCATACCTGAGATAAGACAGAGACTCTCAATACCACAAATGTTAACGCTGACCAGCAGCAGCGACTGGTAAACATTTGCCAGGGTTCTTCTGTTTGAAGGAAGTAGCTATTGATATTGACATTACCATATGTCTTGGGCACATCTATAAATATGTCCTGCTAATGGCAACATGCTGCCCTGCAATATGCTACCACCATTTTGATGCCATAAATATCATatgatcatttgttttttttaaagtgctggtgcttttttttaagatgCTTTTTTGCGGTGCATAGTTGTGCCCCtagaaatttaaaatgtttcatgaCCTTCTATTGTCATGCAGAGCAGCTTCGTATCAATGTCAAAGGGAAACCTTGACACTGTAGTTTAAGCTTATTcatcattcttttctttcttcctcctctactCTATTCAGGTTTTCTAAAATCTcttctctgtgtgcatgtctctCATCCTCTACTCAGCGTATGAAGTTCCTGCTACTGCAGCAGAAGTATTTAGAGTATCTGGAGGATGGCAAAGTCCTGGAGGCTCTGCAGGTGCTCCGGGGAGAGCTGACGCCACTCAAGTACAACACAGATCGCATCCACGTACTTAGCGGGTATTGTCACAAGTTTAATATTCCATCCGTCTCATTGCAGTCACCAGACAGTTCACCCCATCgacacaaatacacacctaTAAACCGCTATGTGCCCATGTAGCTCTTAGATAACGCTGTAATCATTAATGTTACAGCTGGTGGGAGCCAACTTTAGAGGCAGACTTTTTTAATGAAGGCTTGGTAGTCATTGCAATGAAACGTGTCAAGTAACAGGACAGGTTTTAACCAGTCAAATCCACAATGAAAATTATATGAGATGATTTAGTATTTTAGTATGTTCAGTATTGGCACACAGCTACAGTAGGTAGGATGCCtctttttggtaaaaaaaaaaaaaaaaaactgtttcagtgACTACACCTGATTATTTTAGTCAGATTATTCAGTTAGATTTTTTTAGTCCTGAACTGTGCTAATGTAGATTGCTTTCACGGCATGTTAAAATCAATGGTCTGCACCAATATTCCTTAATGATCTTTAGTTTACCAATAATTAATTTCTCCATTATACACATTATACTAGACATTTGTTCTTCTGACATGACCTACAGTTTAAGGTTGTCAGTAGCTATAGGATCATCTATTCCATGTTCTGATTGATGCACAGTGCCCTTGCTCTCAGTAAACACGTTCTTCTGCTCCATTATCTAATCAGTTAGCATGCATTGATCACTCAACCAGGCCTATAAGCCTGTTTGTCTTAACAGTTACAGTCTTACAGTTAGAATAAGTTATTGATCTGTCACTTGTCTTGGGTCAATCAGTCAGGTGTATCCAAATGTGTCTTCAAATCCATCATTGCATTTCTGTCGGCTCGATCCTCAAAAATACCTGCATTTACTGCACTGTGTTTCCTCATTTTAGGTTCTACAAAATAGTGTATTTCCCATATCTAACAGTTGCCCCTGCTCTTACTGGGAACTTGCCAACATGTATAACTTTtagttacatttttattgtgatAGTCTCACTTTTTGTGTTTATAATTTGTGTCGCTTTCTGCTTGTTTGTTCCTGCAGGTACTTAATGTGTAGCCATGCTGAGGATCTGAGGGCCAAGGCAGAGTGGGAGGGCAAGGGCACCGCCTCACGCTGCCGACTGCTGGACAAATTACAGAGTGAGGAGACGTGCCCATACACTGACCTTGTAGAGCTAACGCACGTATTGCACAACTGCAATGCTGCAACACGCATCACCCGTTTGCGGGGTTAATGTGTTGGCTTTTATCTGCCCTTGCAGCATACCTGCCACCTTCTGTGATGCTGCCCCCTCGGCGGCTGCAGACCCTGCTGCGGCAagcagtggagctgcagagggacCGCTGCCTCTATCACAACACCAAGCTGGACAGTAGTCTTGActcagtctctctcctcctcgATCATGTCTGCAGCAGGTTGGTACTGTACAGCTAGCATGCTCCTCAGGCCCCTCAAGACATCAGTGTTGCTCATATTTATGTCATTGATGTCAGCTGATATGTATCAGTTGACCTTCTGTAGTTATAAAACTAATGTTAAGGCTCATGCACTGAAAGTCTTCCTTTGGGTTCCAAATGCTGTCTTCTGGGTCAGAAGTCTTAACTTATGTATTGCCCATAGCACTTTCTGTTATGGCTGTAATACTCTTGCTGTTTCATAAGTTTTAACCTTTATAATCTTCTCCCTCCTGTGTTTGTATATTTGATTTTACTCTGATTGTAACATGTTAAGATATAGACAATATAAGGTAAGAAGACCTTCCATGGCTGACTTGCACAACGAAGATTTAAACCTTTGGTCCTTCTCACTGTTACAGGAAGCAGTTCCCCTGCTACACCCAACAGATTCTGACGGAGCACTGTAACGAGGTGTGGTTCTGCAAATTCTCAAATGACGGCACCAAACTAGCCACTGGCTCCAAAGACACGACTGTCATAATTTGGCAAGTGGACCCGGTGAGTGTGAAAATGCCTAAAGAAACTCGCACTTTTTTGATTTTAGTCTGCAACTAAAATTACCCTGGAGGAATGTAGTGGTCAGGTTTTTTACATTTGCAGGCAGATTTGTCTTGGCCTTTTTTTAGCATGTATGTTATCGTAATGTACTTTCTTAGAATTTCCCATGTTTAACcctaatttgcatattttatgCATATAACCACATGTTCTTTGAAACACTGCGATTCTGTGTCTTAAATTATGAGATTATCCACAGATAGCCTGTCATTGTCTGATTTATGATTCAGACCTTGTTTTTATATAAAGTGGAACTTGTCCTCCAGGTTCTTTTATGTCGGACAACCCTCCGTGTGTCTTAATTAATTTTTTCACAATCATCTCCCTCCTACCGTTTATGTAGGAGAACCATCAGTTGAAGCTGCTGCGAACCCTGGAGGGTCATGCATACGGTGTCTCCTACTTAGCCTGGAGTCCCGACGACACCTACCTGATCGCCTGTGGACCTGACGACTGCTCTGAGTTGTGGCTCTGGAATGTACAGGTAACGTTCATACTTGCTAGTTTCAGACTGTTTTGAGCTTCACACAATGCTGTACAGCTGATACCTCATAACCAACTGTTCTGTATGCCAGCCGTGCTTTTCATGTCGACATGTACAAAAGCACCAGTGATGTCAAAGACTTGAGATGTCTCATTCAAATTCATTAAACGataggaaaataaaacatgctgcTGACCTCCCATAGATAATCTCTAGGCTGTGTGTACTCAACgacctctcctcttctcccatcccatcccctcccctcccttctcttttccttttattcacCCTTCCCCCACTCTTACTTAACCTTTCTTCATGCTGCCTCCCTGCcccctgtttttctctcctcctcctgtttttccaCCATCTTTTCCAATCCCCTTGGTGACCAGACGGGGGAGCTGCGGACCAAAATGTCCCAGTCTCACGAAGACAGCCTGACCAGTGTGGCCTGGAACCCCGATGGCAAACGCTTCGTCactggaggacagagggggcAGTTTTATCAGTGTGTAAGTGGatggattattttattttcaacagtgctgtgtgactgtatgtgAACGAGTAAATGCCTCCAATATTTATTGTTCAAATTCCTCTAGCAGAGGAGGGAcgtttatattaaaaaaaaaaaaggaaagaaactgTATGTGAGTCATTTTATGTTATGCGTTGCACTGACCTTAAACAGTCGGCTTCAAGGTAATTGGATCTTTCCCTGTATTGATTTTCCAGCCGTAAACCTGATGAACTCATGAGGATCtgtgttttatcacattttgTTGGGGAGATGTTATGTGCGTTTTGTGAATGAGCAGGTCTGTGTGTAGTTGGTATTTGATATCTAGATGTTAGTATGCTAGAAATAAACAGTTCAActcgttttttgttttatttatttattttcctctcatttaAAAAGGTGTCAAACTGCAGAAATTACTACTGTAGAAATGCCAAAATATACCGTAGTTTCATTGGTGCTGAGCGACAAAGCACATTGATTTAGAATAGATGAGCCTCCTTCAAAGGGTATGTTGTTAGGAGGAAGGAAAGCTGTTTGGCCTTGCATGTTACTTTTTAAATGCTTTCAGATTGTGTctgagcagagggagagagactttGATAGGTCAGGTTACTTGTCAAGAATGAGAGATGATGGGTCTACTGTCTGTGTTATCAGGACCTGGACGGTAACTTGTTGGACTCCTGGGAGGGCGTGAGAGTGCAGTGCCTGTGGTGCCTGGGTGATGGCAGAGCAGTGCTGGCCTCGGACACTCACCAACGTATCCGGGGGTACAACTTCGAGGACCTTACGGACAGAAACATGTATGTGTCAGCCCTCCTGGTCCTTGTGCTGTAGTGTATCACGATGGCGGTATTAAGTAGTGTATATTGAAACCCACTGCACAGTCATTGTCCACCCTCGCAGGTGTTTTCACATAACCTACCTGGTTAGCGCTCATTTCTGGATTGGCTGTGTATAAAATGTACTTGGCTTAACATCTTTACTCTTCTCTTGGCTTTTTTGCACGTTTTCCCATAAATTGTAGCATAAGCCTCCGTTTCATTTTATACCAATTTTGTAGCAACAAATTGTGTAATAAGTCTAGTCTGTCCAAACTTTGGCAAACTGTGAGTATCATGTTCCCAAGATACCAAGATTTCTATATCAAACGTGTTTATATATTTGCATTCCTCAGATTGGTGCCTGACTGTGTGTTGTTTCCATGCCCTTTACAGAGTTCAGGAGGACCACCCTATCATGTCTTTTACTGTTTCAAAGAACGGAAGATTAGCTTTGTTAAATGTAGCAACTCAGGTAAGCTTTTTGACCAACTGCTCCGGCATCACCGTcagtttattttcctctcaAGCGCTTTGTTTTGAGAAACACCTCACCAGACATTTCAGCATTCAAAGGCTGTTCCTCTACAATCTTTTGTAGGGAGTGCACCTGTGGGACCTTCAGGACCGGGTGCTGGTGAGGAAGTACCAAGGTGTGACCCAGGGCTTCTACACCATCCACTCCTGCTTTGGAGGACACAACGAAGACTTCATTGCCAGTGGCAGCGAAGGTACAGGCTTAGACACCATggctgctgttctctgtgatAAACTGTCGTACTTCGCCTGCTCCTGCTAACATATTTTCATGTCATTCTGTGGACTTTTGCTTGGTTTATGCTTTGTAAAGTCTTAGAGGGTCCTGCACTACAAGTCTTCTCTAATATGTGGTAGTAATCGGTTTCCTACTGCCTGTTGCACAGGATCACAGCTGATTCCACCAGTAGTATTGATTCATGACTTGACATAAATCTTGCTTTGACAGTGATTGTTTGGTGATATGCTCATCTCTGCTTTTCTTATCTTTGCTCTAATCTGCACAAATCGTCCTTATGTTCTCACATTTCCTCTCACATACTGATCTTTACCTCCtccgttttttttgtttggttttttttttgccctcgTCACCACTTCTCTACAGACCACAAAGTGTACATCTGGCACAGGCGCGGTGAACTTCCCATTGCTGAGCTAACAGGTCACACACGCACCGTTAACTGTGTGAGCTGGAACCCAGCCATCCCGGGACTCATGGCTTCCGCCTCAGATGACGGCACAGTGCGCGTCTGGGGTCCTGCGCCCTTCCTCGACTCACAAGAGGCGGATGGACTCAACGGTAACTGCCAAAACGGTTTTTACCAATAGTACAGATGCTGGTATTCATTATACTTAGTTTTTACACTCTAAAATTATTGTTGCATCTTTATACTGATATACTGTATTATACTAAATCTTGTTATGTTCTGTTATGTTGTGTTAATTACAAGGTGTTTTACTTCTATATATTTAcctaattttttttccccctcagagAACTGCAGTAACATGGACAGTTGATGGTCACTTATGGACCAGATGACGTCTCTCTTTTACAACAATCCAAGAATcccacaataaaacaaaatcaaaacggGCGAATAACATCTAACACCGACCTAAAAGGAAGTCAAGAATAACAAACAAAAGCCAccaagacaaaagagaaaacaaaagtgagAAAAATTTGTCTCCTGACTGGCCAAGACACAATGGTGGAGGCGATGACGGACACTCTGAAAATTCAGGTCCTCATCCAAAACCTGATCCTGACCTAGAGGAAGACCAGTCGATGCCCAGCGGGATACGACCGCCATACACTGGTGAGCTGTAATGGccgttctcctcctcctcctccttcaacTGACCCTTCTTCCCCCACCTTGCTGCATGGCCACCAGCCATGCCAGGTCCTCGCAGAGTTTCCCAGGAAACCCACGTCCACCTAGAGGTCGGAGCACATCAAGTCCCCGTGATGCCTCCAGACAGACGCCGCAGACCAGCCGTCTACTCATTGGACTacatctgtctgcctgtttgtctcTCACATTACCTGTATAATGTCTCCATGGACATGGGTGGGGTGTTGTTCGGGGTGGATGGTGCATAGGGGGATATAGCAACTcttctgtatgtatgttttcCTCTACCCCACTCTCTTGCTATATTCTTTGCATCCGACCTGTTGGACAAAGACTGAAAATCCACCATAAAAACACTGACCGACCAGCTgacaaagaacacaaaaaaaaggctATGCTCAATGTTGGAATTTTTTTATGATAGGTCATAGCGTAATTCTCATTTAAGAGGTGAATCTTAGCTCAAGTAGTGCCCGTGGAAAGCTTTAGCTTGAAGAGTCCACTTTCTGTTTCTCGACATTAGGAAGACAAACTTTTTATTCCTTAATTTAACTTCTAACAAGGACAGTCGCAGTGATTTTTTTCCGACTGACAGCCCCCAGGCCCCTCTGTTGAGCTAGCTACCGCACAACTCCATTACATCTGCCtaagtggaggacagagggattCACAGGTCACATATCAGCGGTGAGGGGGTCAGACGTTGTTGGTGAGGTGGGGTTTCCCCTGTCAGGACACATACTATGACCTTACTCGAAAGACGTGCTGTCAGACGTGAAAGAGTTCAAGTGCAACTTGGATTCCACACCGGCGACTGCtgtccctcctctgtgtgtgtgtgtgtgtgtgtgtgtgtgtgtgtgtgtttgtgtgtgtgtgtgtgagtgagagagtgagtgaaaaCGATGACGCATGCACACATTGAGTGTGAGAGTTGACATTTGTGGGTGCAGATTTAATTGGCGCGTGCTTTTTGTATGTGTGCTCAACTCACACCAGCAGAAgctccacccctcctcccccacgcTCCTAATCCCATAGTAAAATTGTAAAGAGGATTTTAAACCAATTCTAAGTTATCCAAAGCCCCATAGGGACCTCTATCTGTGGAACAAAGAATACTTGAGAGccattttgtaaaagaaaaacttttctTTAAGCTGGGGCTTTAATTTTTACATTAgaatttttttctctttaccaCGTGGCATTCGAACGGCACTGAGTTATTGGCAATGAATCATATTTgtggggaaaagaaagaaaaggacatTCAAAAAGAGTAATTTGGATGAGGCATGTTTCcaaaaaacaagctgtaaagTGTTGCGTTATAAGCAAAGGGTCATTTCATATGAGAAGTTAATGAGAAGTTAATGATTGTAATTATTGGACGAGTACTAAATGCGGCCCTAGAGAGAAGAGGCACCAATAACCAGAACCCCTCTCTGAGCCCATGGTGATGGGGAGTGTTGCAATCCTaaaacacttacacacacatacatacaaactgCCTTCCTGTTCATACAGTTGCACACAAACCTTCAGTATGTATGACACCCCCCGCGTCCCCACTGCACTTTGAGTGGTCTTTCTGCTCTCTCGTACCTACTTCAGCGGCATAAACCCATAAGGTTCTCGCAGTCTTATGGTCGCCACGCTCGCCGTTCTGATGGCTCAAAAGGCTTAGAAACCCAAACAGAAAGAACTGAGCCCTCACTATGCCTCTATGCACCCAAAAGCAGTGACTGATCGATCTCGCAGACATTTACAAAAAACTGAACCTCACGCATTTGCGGCATAGCGGCCTCATCTCAAGGGTACCACTCTTGGAGCTTAGAGAGAGTTCAGCATTAACAGCCCCTTTTTGCTCTCCAGCCAAGTTATTCAGTGGTCAGTGCACCATTCAAAgctttcttcctccctttttcaGGGTATGTAATGACTATTTGCTACAGACTGATATccagtaaaacatgtttaaaatcagtgcttttctgtctgtttttattgaatCTTTTTGTTACTTAAATTTTTTGTTCACATTATATCATTTTTGGTTGACCTCTATCCCTGTATGatcatattaaaatataacCAGACATTTGGAGTCCTCATTTTTTGTAATCTTTATAACCCCTGTTAtctttcttttatatataaatatctattttgtttctttcttttgtttttattcagttgcATTTTatctaccactactactacaaaTGAATATGCACAGTAACACCCATGCCAATTGAGTGGGAAGAGTTTTTAGGAAGTGTGTTACCTACAATCAAATCAGGTTTGAACTATCCACCCCTCGCCTTTAAAGAGTTTCCTTCATGTGAAAATCTACTTTACCGCATGTCTGTGTAATTGACcgatatctctctctctctctctcggtgtGCCATCGTTGATTGGCAGTTGCCACTTCCCCCGACCCCTACCGAAGCCAAATCATTTGAGGCACACTGGTGTTTTCTGTAGGTTGCGTGTGTCACGGTCCAATATTCACACTCTGGAAACCTCTGTTTCAACTCCCGGACTGCAGAATGAATTCCTCTTCAACCCCCGACACTGTTTTTTCAGAAGACTTGAGGCAAATCATACACACTAAGAACCCAAACAAGAGCCCATCATTTCCCTGCTGGTGGCAAATGCTATGTCTGTATGCAACCTGGTGTCTgctcttcattttgtctgaGTTTACCAAGGGAGTTTCTGATTTAACTtgtcttatttctctctcagaggtggtggtggtgggtgggggctGGGTGGGGAATACTAAGGGCTTACTGTAGCATCTCTAAGCTTCTTGGGCTCGGGGCGGGAAGGGGTGATGTGTGACTTTGCGTTCAATGTGTTATTTACAAAAGTGATTGtactgttttgtattgttgtgtaGGAAAAGTGTTATGTATGCATATTTTCAATAAAGCATTCAgggttttgaaaaaaaaaaggcccatgGAAGTTTGATGGGGCAAGAGATGGCGAAGGCCCCTGGAACAAAGGTTCAGATCTGCAGAAAACTCATCTCTCCCACCTTTAAACACAGACAGGGGATCCAGGTCGGCCTTGAATCACTGCTTTGCTAAAGCAAGTGTCAAAGgaatcattcagtcatttatttctTGAAAGCACTGTCTGGAGCCAGACCATCTGGTAAGAGGCTATCTTCAATGCCAGTAGGAATAAGAACTTATTGCCAATAAAGTTCCGTTATTTTGAGTAAGCTTTTGTGTTGGCAATACATTTCTATACAAAACTTGTTATTTACTGGTGGAAGTAGTTGCACAAAGCATGGGTGTATATGAGAATATCTTCTTTTGAGACCCCAAGTTcagtattaaaaatataattaagaaatacagacacattATGTCATAAAACCACAGAACTGtgtaatatttctttttttgtttagctCTGCGGTGTTAGTCTTGACTGACAGATAACAGCCTTGTGATGAAATGTGGGATTATGAAATAAAAGGGCCATGTTATGAAATTAAAAGGAGAACTTGGAAAAAGAAACttgtgaaatgaaaactgctggactgaaataaaaatgacctGCAATAAATTCTcttatggtaaaaaaaacaaagacatgataAATAACTCTTCACAGTAATGAGGTGAGTTTTTAAATTGTACTGCACCATTTCAGTATCATGTAATTATATTAAATGGTTTGTCTATTCATTCATATGATTTCTTTATTCCATTATTCCATAATAATGTTTTTAGTTTAACATTGTGGGCCTCCATTGATCTGCAACATCAGACTCATATATATCACCTGGTGGTAGATTTCTGTCTAAATCAAggcaaaaaagtatttctcATTTAATCTAACTGTGAAtaaaagatgaggaaatagtgaaaggattaaaaaaaacagtaaagtttgAATACAATAATTAGAATCCGAATTAGGTTTGTTGCCAATTAACTTTCACAAGGAATTTGCTTTGGTATCTAGGTGCATAAAAAAGAAAcctaataataacagtaataaagGTAcactatctttttttttaaaatgaaagagcTAGCAAGCAAGCAATAAGaggttttttattattatgcattATGGATGACAGATTAAAGGCCTAGTTCAACATAATCAGCTACACTTTACTCAGGTCTACAGTCAATGGTGAACTCAAAACCTTCAAACCATACACAAATATCACGTGATCCAACTTCAAACCCTGCTGTCTTACAATTAAATGCCCTTTTTAGGAGCCTCCACAACGAGACAGCTGACATGTAGGAAGGTTCCTAAGGATTTATGAATGTTTGTTCTGACTGACAGTGATGAAGCTAACACGAACACAACCATCATATTTATCTTACACAACCATTATATTTATCATACACAACCATCATACCCATGGTAGAGACCCTGCTGTCCTGGGTTTGTTTTGCTCCATCTGAAGGGGGCGTGGCGTCCAGACCGACGTCACACCgcaccctccctccccccctcccctcctgccccTGTCGCTTCACCGTCTCGTCCAGTGTCTCGAAGCCCGAAAACAGAGCACCATCGCGGTGTCTAGCTGGCTGTCCACCGAGCTCCTGCGGCAGTCATGGCGGCGCCGTTAGCCCACTTCGATGAGGACTGGCAGGATTTCAACGAGTTCAAGCCGTCCTCGGCGTCGGCCGACCAGCTGGACCAGCTGAACTCAAACGTGGGCGACTCGTCGTCGGGCCTAGACGATTTCTCCGACCTGGACAACAGTTTCTCCGGGGAGATCTGCAGCTTCAAATCGATGGAGGACCTCGTCCACGACTTCGACGAGAAGCTGACAGTGTGCTTCCGAAACTACAACACCACGACGGAAAACATAGCCCCCATTAAGCCCATCACAGAGGACAACTACCTGAAAGACGACGAGTGAGTGTGAATTTTAATGCGGGTTTTATTTACGCTAACTTTTAATCTCTTAGCTAGCTAGCCGCTTTAGCTTCAGCGGGCTAAGCTAGCGTTGATGGAGGGAGTCCTAGTTTAGCTGCAATCTGTGTCGGCCAAAGTTTAGCCAGCTAGCGCATGTTTACTGAGCCAGAATACACTTTGTGTCTTATCATAACAAGGAGCATGAGGGTGACTATTTGGCCAACGTAGACTCTTGGACTTAGGTTGAGATTCAGAGCCGGAGAGGCTGCAAACAAATGCTCAAATGACACATTTAGTTAACATATTTTGAATGGTATTTTTCTATGTGAGGGATGTtgcttgtgttcatgtgtgtgtgtgtgttaaggagagggagggagggagggaggggtcatGCCACGTTACCAGTACTTGACTTCATGCTAGATTGGTTGATTGTAGCTATTAAGCCACTGATCCATAAAGTGTGTATCGGAAGTTAGTGATGCACACTTGCTCTTTATCCTGTCTTTAAATGATCACATGAGACAAAACATCCTTGACTCATGGCCCGACTTTTATTAGCCCCCACTGTTGCCTCTGACTCAATATGTCATGTTTGGTACATGTGATCATTACTTTCTGAAGGGCTGCCTTGACAGCATCTGTGCTGACCACCTTAACAGCCCTCGTTATCTCAGTCTGAGGTCCTCCACGGTTGTATTGTTTCATCTCATAGATGTAAATGTCACAACTGCACGTTCACACGACTGATTCACATGTTATTATCTCCCTGCAGCCAGTCACATCAATCCCACACCAAGTATAGACGTCACTGTGACTCCAGAGCTTTGTAGGCTGCATAAATCACCGTCTTCTTACCATCTGCTTTTCCAGAATGTGGACACTGTTTGATCTAATCACATAATGCATGTAAGCTTCCTCTGCTTCACCAGAAGGGACGGGAGTGATCCATACACATGTCCACAGGAAAGTGTTTACTTCAGTCTTACTTGAGACTGAGCAAGGACCTGAATGTTAAGTTTGGAACTTCATCACTTTAGACACTGCCATGAAAAAGTACTTCTAAAGCAGTGGTGGCAACCTTTTTGTATTATCTGCTATAGAGCAGCAATAtatagttgattaattgataggccagtcaacagaaaaataatctggaactattttgatgttttttcagtcgtttattttctgatttcagCCTCTGTTTATAATGCGTTTTCTTGCTTTATATCATCTTGGACTTGGGAAATGTCCATTTTTGTCTACTTTTCATGAACCAAATCACTAATGAATATGACAAAGATTTGAGACAATTATCAGCACATGAATCTATAATGGAAATAATCCCTTGCAGCGTTACTTGGATAAGCTGACGATTATTTCCTCAATGATTGTAAATTGATCTCTAAAatgtataaacaaaaaaatccaaaacacaTAACTTCACAATTCTCTGTTGTCCAAGATCAGTTCAAAACccaaagtattttttttatcgtATTTGACAAAGAAAGCAGCAGTTGTTAGTAGTGAATGTGTATTAATATCATACTAACTAACTCACATTGAGGATTATTAGATAGATATGTAGCATGATATGTTACAGATATCTTTCAGTCACACAGGACTCTGGACACTGGGTTTTTCCATTGTTCCTCATTTTGTAGCTTATCTGCAACTTTGCCTCATAGAAGCACAATGATGGTCATAAACGCAGAGCTTGTCAAGAGTAGTAGTGATCTTGCAGTTATAGTGCTGTAAATATTTAGGGGAATGTTGGAGGGCTGTTGAAACAGGGACAGAAGCATCTATGGTTGTTATAggtgaagagacagaggaagtagGGAACAGAATAATTGGATAGCAGCCCGGTGAAGACCAAAGAGCAGCGCCAAGCTCAGTCAGAGTCTTTTCTGGATGGCTGCACTTTGCAGGACGTGCTCAGGCGCTTAACAAGTTCTCCAGCAAGACTGTGGCTGAGACGAACAACAGAGATGACAAGgagaaaatgagtgtgtgtgtgggtttgggGTAAAATGGAGacagcaaaatgtgtttgtgttaaagcCAAGCCGTGCATGTGGATTATATGTGCACCCATGTGTGCAAGATAAAACGGCATCCACACAAATATGTTCAAACGAGTAATTCAGACAAACTGGCACAGTCTGATGTAGAAACAAAGAAATTGGTCCCCTGAAATGTAGCCTCGTTTTAAAATGCAAACGCTCTCAGTGAAACTGAAGCGAATGGTGTACTTGGGCATGCACTCACGTGTCGGAGACACTGTCTTTGCTTGAGGCACAAAAAATATTTCCTGCCAGCCTTTGCCCTATTTAGAACAACCCCTCAGCCCCCCACTCCCACAAGCTGTGCATGAGCACTTCGGGGAGAA
Above is a genomic segment from Pempheris klunzingeri isolate RE-2024b chromosome 18, fPemKlu1.hap1, whole genome shotgun sequence containing:
- the LOC139217577 gene encoding WD repeat-containing protein 26; protein product: MQANGAGQGQESSELSCLNSAQNGESSSAGGAHSNGLLSSTDNGNSVGTSNGSSTGPGSGTSAASTATGSEVGSLKKKKRLSQAEEDVIRLIGQHLHGLGLNQTVDLLMQESGCRLEHPSATKFRNHVMEGEWDKAENDLNELRALMHSPNAIVRMKFLLLQQKYLEYLEDGKVLEALQVLRGELTPLKYNTDRIHVLSGYLMCSHAEDLRAKAEWEGKGTASRCRLLDKLQTYLPPSVMLPPRRLQTLLRQAVELQRDRCLYHNTKLDSSLDSVSLLLDHVCSRKQFPCYTQQILTEHCNEVWFCKFSNDGTKLATGSKDTTVIIWQVDPENHQLKLLRTLEGHAYGVSYLAWSPDDTYLIACGPDDCSELWLWNVQTGELRTKMSQSHEDSLTSVAWNPDGKRFVTGGQRGQFYQCDLDGNLLDSWEGVRVQCLWCLGDGRAVLASDTHQRIRGYNFEDLTDRNIVQEDHPIMSFTVSKNGRLALLNVATQGVHLWDLQDRVLVRKYQGVTQGFYTIHSCFGGHNEDFIASGSEDHKVYIWHRRGELPIAELTGHTRTVNCVSWNPAIPGLMASASDDGTVRVWGPAPFLDSQEADGLNENCSNMDS